TTCGGAAAGCACGTAGGTGGTAGGCCGTTCCTGCTGCGCCACCAGCTCATCGAAGTTCTCGGGCAGCTGCTTTACGTAGCGCATCAGCATTTGCTTGTCTGCCACCAGCAAAATCATCGACTTTGACTCTTCCCGCTCCTTTATCTTGTATATCTTGCGTACAGCCTGCGCGTTCTCGGCATCACAACCAATGCCCCAAACAGTGTCGGTGGGGTAAAGTATTACATTGCCCACCAGCAACTCATCATCTGCCGCCTGTATCTGTCTTAAGAACTGGTTCATTTTTTAATTGTCAAATTGTTTGATTGTTGCTTGTTAACTGCTCGTTGTTGTAAGTATGGTTCCTGATACTGACATCAACAATTTAACTATTCAGCAATTTACTTAATTTCCTGCGTTAGCTCAATCAGCACGCCTGTGGCACTTTTTGGGTGAACAAAACAGACCAATTTGTTGTCAGCCCCTTTCTTAGGCTGCTCGTTGAGCAGCGTAAAACCCTCGCTTTTTAAGCGTGCCATCTCGGCAAGTATATCATCTACCTCAAAGGCGATGTGGTGAATACCCTCTCCCCGTTTCTCAATAAACTTGCTGATTGCACTATCCGGGGTCAGGCCCTCGAGCAACTCAATTTTAGTTGACCCTACTCTGAAAAAGGAAGTATTTACGCCCTCTGAGGCCACATGCTCAGTCTTATAAGGCTCCACGCCAAGTAACCTGAAGTATAAGCCATTGGCCTCGCTAAAATTTTTGACGGCAATCCCTATATGCTCTACGTTTTTCATTTCGGTTTTGAATTAGTCTAAGTAAGGTTTTTTTGTTAATTTTGTATCGACAACAAAACTAATACTTTCTTCAAACTGTTATTAAAACAGCACTACATAAAGAAACTTAGAGTTATATGCTATCATTACCTATATACCTGGATAACAATGCCACTACGCCGTTAGACCCGCGCGTTCTGGAAGCCATGATGCCTTACATGACAAACCTGTTTGGCAACGCTGCTTCCCGTAACCACGCTTTCGGCTGGCAGGCAGAAGAGGCTGTTGATTATGCTCGTGAGCAGATCGCGTCGCTTATCAACTGTTCTCCAAAAGAAATTATCTTTACCTCTGGCGCCACAGAGTCAGACAACCTTGCCTTGAAAGGTGTGTACGAGATGTATGCTTCCAAAGGCAATCATATCATTACGGTTACCACAGAGCACAAAGCGGTGCTGGACCCTGCCAAGCACATCGAGAAGATGGGCGGTCAGGTAACGTACCTGCAGGTAAACGACAAAGGTCTTATCGACCTGAAGGAACTTGAAGCGGCTATCACTGACAAGACTATTTTGATCTCTGTGATGTACGCCAACAACGAGATTGGTGTTATCCAGCCTATCCGTGAGATTTCGGCCATCGCTAAAAAGCACGGCGTGCTGTTCTTTACAGATGCCACACAGGCGGTAGGTAAAATTCCGGTGGATGTAGAGGCTGACGGGATTGACCTGATGGCTTTCTCTGCGCACAAAATGTATGGTCCTAAGGGTGTAGGTGCGCTGTACGTACGCCGCAAGAACCCACGTGTAAAAGTTACTGCCCAGATGGACGGTGGCGGTCATGAGCGCGGCATGCGCTCAGGTACACTGAACGTACCGGGTATTGTAGGCCTTGGCAAAGCTGCCGAGGTGGCAAAGCAGGATATGGAATCTGATAATGCCCGTATCTCTGCTATGCGTGACAGATTGGAGCGTGAACTGACTACCATTGAGGAGTCTTACATCAACGGTTCAACAGAGCACCGTCTGCCACACGTATCGAACATCTCTTTCAAGTATGTAGAAGGTGAAGGTTTGATGATGGGTGTGAAAGACCTGGCTGTATCTTCCGGATCTGCCTGTACTTCAGCCTCTTTGGAGCCATCTTACGTACTAAAAGCATTGGGCCTGAGCGATGATCTGGCACACTCTTCCCTGCGTTTCGGCCTGAGCCGCTTCACAAAGGAAGAAGAAATAGACTACGCCATCAACCACGTGAAAGAGGCAGTTTCCAAACTTCGTGAACTCTCTCCACTGTGGGAGATGTTTAAAGAAGGAATCGACCTGAACTCTATTGAGTGGGCAGAACACTAAGAAATAAATGATGAATTAGGAATTATGAATTATGAATGGCTTCTGAAATGAGACATCATAATTTATAATTCCTAATTCAATTCATAATTAATAATTCATCATTCGTAATTAAATATAGCTATGGCTTATTCAGATAAAGTAATTGATCATTATACCAACCCACGTAACGTTGGTACATTAGACAAAGCAAAAACAAACGTAGGTACCGGCCTTGTAGGCGCTCCTGAGTGTGGTGACGTGATGCGTCTTCAGATTGAGGTGGACGAAAACCAGGTAATCACTGACGCGAAATTCAAGACTTTCGGTTGTGGTTCTGCTATCGCCTCTTCTTCGCTGGCTACTGAGTGGCTAAAGGGTAAGACGGTAGATGAGGCTTTGGCAATCGACAACATGGCGATTGTAGAAGAACTGGCGTTGCCTCCGGTGAAGATTCACTGCTCCGTACTTGCTGAAGATGCCATCAAAACGGCCATCAACGATTACAGAGTAAAGAACGGCCTTCCAGAATTGGAGATGGCTAAATCTCATCACTAAGAAACCCCGGACTCAATGGAGTCAACTGCAGATGTACATGTAGAGAGTGCACGCATTCAAAAGCAGATTGAGAACCACTTAGGCATAAGCGGTAGCAGTCTGCTTTTTGAATTCAGGCAGCTCGATAACAAGCTGCGCCTCGACCTGATCACGGTGAATCCGCGCCACCAGCAGTCTTTCCTGCTGCACTCGGAGGTGGGTTATGACAAGCTGGAAGTGCTGCGAAAAATGCTGACGTACGTGCAGAACTATCGCGACATGGAGAGCTCATACACCGTGCAGTGGATGGCCCGCGACGACAAGGAGTTGAACACTTCTTACTTCCGGTCCCGTAATATGTATGAGGCGCTTGATAAATTATACTATGGCCGAGACATGAACACCATCACCGTTTTTAGCGTGGTGCTTAATCCTGTCTCTTAAATTAACATGATTATGATCACAGTATCAGACAAAGCAAAAGAGAAAGTAGTAAAGCTGAAGCAGGATGCCCAGCTGGACGACTCCTACCGCTTGCGTGCTTCTGTTGCGGGTGGTGGCTGCTCGGGCCTGTCTTACAACCTCGACTTTGATGACGAGGTGAAGCCGATGGACCAGGAGTTTGAGGACAAAGGCGTGAAAGTAGTGGTGGACATGAAAAGCTTCCTATACTTAGCCGGAACAGAGCTCGACTTTTCGGACGGATTGAACGGCAAAGGCTTCTACTTCAACAATCCGAATGCTACCCGTACCTGCGGCTGCGGTGACAGCTTCTCCGTATAAGGGCATCAGACATTTCACAAGTATAAAAAAGGCTCTGCTACACCAGCAGAGCCTTTTTTATACTTGTGATTTATACTTGCAGCACCCATAGACAAGGGTAGTTGCATGTCCTAAGTAGATTTCGCAGCA
Above is a window of Pontibacter akesuensis DNA encoding:
- the mce gene encoding methylmalonyl-CoA epimerase → MKNVEHIGIAVKNFSEANGLYFRLLGVEPYKTEHVASEGVNTSFFRVGSTKIELLEGLTPDSAISKFIEKRGEGIHHIAFEVDDILAEMARLKSEGFTLLNEQPKKGADNKLVCFVHPKSATGVLIELTQEIK
- a CDS encoding IscS subfamily cysteine desulfurase, whose amino-acid sequence is MLSLPIYLDNNATTPLDPRVLEAMMPYMTNLFGNAASRNHAFGWQAEEAVDYAREQIASLINCSPKEIIFTSGATESDNLALKGVYEMYASKGNHIITVTTEHKAVLDPAKHIEKMGGQVTYLQVNDKGLIDLKELEAAITDKTILISVMYANNEIGVIQPIREISAIAKKHGVLFFTDATQAVGKIPVDVEADGIDLMAFSAHKMYGPKGVGALYVRRKNPRVKVTAQMDGGGHERGMRSGTLNVPGIVGLGKAAEVAKQDMESDNARISAMRDRLERELTTIEESYINGSTEHRLPHVSNISFKYVEGEGLMMGVKDLAVSSGSACTSASLEPSYVLKALGLSDDLAHSSLRFGLSRFTKEEEIDYAINHVKEAVSKLRELSPLWEMFKEGIDLNSIEWAEH
- the iscU gene encoding Fe-S cluster assembly scaffold IscU, whose amino-acid sequence is MAYSDKVIDHYTNPRNVGTLDKAKTNVGTGLVGAPECGDVMRLQIEVDENQVITDAKFKTFGCGSAIASSSLATEWLKGKTVDEALAIDNMAIVEELALPPVKIHCSVLAEDAIKTAINDYRVKNGLPELEMAKSHH
- a CDS encoding HesB/IscA family protein; translated protein: MITVSDKAKEKVVKLKQDAQLDDSYRLRASVAGGGCSGLSYNLDFDDEVKPMDQEFEDKGVKVVVDMKSFLYLAGTELDFSDGLNGKGFYFNNPNATRTCGCGDSFSV